A segment of the Sander lucioperca isolate FBNREF2018 chromosome 7, SLUC_FBN_1.2, whole genome shotgun sequence genome:
agatgtataagcatgagacgcttacagtgacagggcagagactgaccctgtgattcagtatgagGGTGTGTGTCATGGTAGTAGTGCAAataggtccaatagtgcaaggataaagtgtAGACACCagcattaaattaaataaaatatggacaatataagagaataatgtaaacatggtaatataaaaactatagcagtgcaagaataaagtttaaaaaagacagcattaaatatgggcattataagcATTAAgccttaaatatgggcattataagggaataaagtagacagtagAATAGACACAAGTCAAGATTCTCAACTACAAGGCTGATGGGGATAAATTTTCCACATTTTCACCCATTTATGTAACatgcctgtgttttttttaacttacaaCCTTACTTATGGAATGTGATAAAAACTTCCCACAATAAATGTGAGTGATGCCAATGAGATGGTTggacataaaaataaaacccttcaAGGAACTATTCAGTCTCAACACAGCAACatagcaacaaaacaaatgttaccGTTCCTGGCCTTGGTTTGGGAATGACTTCGTTGTAGCCCTTGAAAGTTGAGTTCTCAAATATTTCTTCAATCATTCCAATTGAATAGATGCACACTGCTGTGGAGTTCCTAGAAGAGAAATAAGATAACtcattcaagattcaagattcaaaatcctttattaatcccacaatggggaaatgcTCACCGTTGCAGCAACAAGGGATAAGTAGAAGACTCAAATTaacaaacaataataaatataattaaagaGAATAcatattaaaatagtaaaatgtataGTACCAAATACTAAATTACGGTGCGGTACTCACAAAATAGAACATTGATGTAAATTTTGTGTATCTGACAGAATAAATGACAAACCCTCCATTACACTTAGAGATATGTATTCAATTTCCAGATCAGGCACAGAGTCTTACAGGGGCTTGGTCAAATTCTAGAAGGGCATCTCCCTTGGCCATTCAGCTTGATCCACTTAaggactaaaagtcaggatagcTATTTTTGAGCattctattttaaaatatatatctttCGTAAGTCCcccaaccacatacacatagaaGTGCAAGACTACATTTCTGGAACACCTTCTTAAGTACACAAAGTATAATCATGAAAATGTGTGCATCTCCTAATGTGAGACTAAAAGGAATGAAATGAACATTCAAGTTATGTGTGGTTCTAATCTTAATGAATGGAACCTTGAACAAGAGGGTAGAAATACTAAATGATGTCTCATTAAACAAGATCTGCAGGTGGCTAAGCCACTCTCCtctgtgtttgttatatatatagatgtagtAAGTCAAAGCCAACAGCTAACCAGGGTTAGTTTTGTCTCCATAGGTAAAAAAACCAAAATGCTGAGCTTTCAATTTCTCTGTTACCCTGTCAGCGTGTTGCTCATGTTGTTGCGTAGCTGCTGCTGATAATAAAGGAAGGGAAAGTGCCTAACCAGCTGCTTGTGAAAAGGGCATAGACTCTTGTGTCATGCCAGTCCTCAGCGTGCATCACATAAATGTCTTGGAGTCGGTTGAAATACAGCGACTCCTCTGGAAACCCACAGACAAGCCGCGCTTTGAGGAAAGATGTCCACATGTTTTGGAAGAATCTTTTTGATCCGCCTTCATCTACCTGCAAAATGACACCAATAAATCACACCGGGAAGTTTTCTTGCAAACTGAAATTCATGAACCAAGGGTTATTTGATAGGACTGTCGTTACATGGGCCATGATACCTGGAACAAAACACCTAACagcttttgtttggttttgcaCTGATGTCAAATAACAAGGGTGTTGAAAAGATTGTATTTCACCACAGCAGCATGCCAGGTTAGTTAATAAAGGATGAGGAAGCCTGACTCGGCAGTGCAAGGAGTGGAAATGAgaccacagtgctgcagatggttGCCCTTAACTGCATTTATTATGTGTGTGCCTTTGTCAAAGCCTGGCTTTATATTCCGGTAACTGCTGGATAGCACTCTGTCAGCTTTATTACCATCTCTCTTTGTACATTGCAAGTAAATAATACATTTCCTACAAGGATATCATTTTATCCATAATGACAGCCTGAGCCCTCAATACGAGCGTATCAATATGTCATCCTCTAGTCTACTCATAAAACCACTGTAAATAGTGGCTGGCCTTAACCATTGTTCCTGGAATTAACGAAGATTAAAGTCAACATCAAAGCTGCTTTGAATGACGGTGGACTTTCATCTCCTTTGGCAAATTCAAGAGGGGTTACTGTAGGAGACACAGCCGACACTCTCATAGAACATTCAATGTCAATACATTAATTTTATACTACTTTATAAACCGAATGAAAAAATACAGACTTTATTCTGTTTGGTTGATCTGTTTCCATTCATGTGTACAGTCATAGTTTCAAAGTTCATCCTTAGAACcaacagttgacaaaataatctcacCTTAAGGTCCATTTAGTGGGTCCTTTGGAGCTTTTGATCGTATTACACAACCTTCATCAATATTTCACATTCTTAGGCTTAAAGCCCTGCTAGCACCCTCCAACGGCCAGGCTGGTCCTTTCATCCAACCAAACAATAGTATCACATTGCCATCTCCTATCTTGTTTTGAATATCGATACTAGCATAAATATGACTGAATTGGTTTTGGGTAATTTGCTGAGGCAGTCTAGTAAGATGAGAGCTTTACTGAAGCCAAGTCCACTTCAATGTCCAGCGTACCTTACAAACTCTGGCAACCCTCGATATCCAGGGGTCAGCCTCCCGGTTGTGATCAGAGTTCTTTTCACGGAAAAAGATGTAGATTTTCTCGTTGTCAGGGTCTTCCCTACGCTTCACCCAGGACGCAGAGATGAACGTGGGCTCTGTGAGAGGAGGACATGTTTACCAAACTGCTTCACTGCACAGTGCAGTTCATTGTACAGTGCTCTGTCAGCAACAATATGTGCAATATTGGCCTGTGACAAAAAGCTTGGTATGTGAGACCAAAACAAAAGATAATGAAAGTGACCTGGGGAGTGGACAGAACAATGAGTTAAGGAGTTGAGCACGCTCAGAACAAACTGATACTAATCAGGTGCATCATTTTCATACAAGATAAAGTAATATTTATTCTTGCTGATTTGCCCTGTTGTATTAATCCTACATTATAAATGGACTTCAGTCATTTACTCACCTAAGACCCAGTTGTCATACATCCAGACATTAGTTCTGCTGCCAGCTTTCCTTCTGAATTGTAATGAACTTCCATCAGCATTCAAAGGTGCTGCTGTATATAGATCCCCCTCTAAAAATAGCAGAGAGACATAAGTAAgaaagtaaagtttatttgtatagcacatttcacagataaaaatcacaaagtgcttcacaataaaatgtaatacaatacaacaaattataatacaagaaaatgtaaatacaaatagaaaacataacaaacaaccaTAAAAACCCTTGACTAAGTAAAAGCCTGCTTGAATAGCAGAGTCttcaattgctttttaaaagatttgaCAGAATTCACACAATGCAGAAAGGGAGGCAAGACATTCCACAGCCTAGGAGCCACTGCTTGGAATGATCGATCCCCTCAAGTTTTAAACTGAGTGCGGGGAACCACTAATAGCCTCTTACCTAACGACCTCAGACGGGTAGGAGTATGAAGCTGTATCAAATCAGAGATGTAGGGAGGAACTTGGCCATGCAGGGCTCTAAAAGTAAGGACGaggattttaaattgaattctatACAGGACTGGTAACTAGTGAAGTGATGCTGAAACAGGTGTGATGTGTGCTCTTTTGTTAATGTGAGAACAGCCTGGAGACGGTAAAGCTCCTTCTTACTCAAACAGGTAAAAAGACTGTTACAGTAATCTAAATGAGAGGAAatgaaagcatgaatgatcatctccaaCTCACCCTTTGACACTAGTGTTCTTAATTTGGAAATATTCCTCAGTTGGAAGAAACAGTTTCTAACTAATTGTTTAGAGTGGCGCTCCAAGGACATGgctgaatcaaaaacaacacctaAGCGCCTGAGCCTAAGTCACCAATATGCTGCTTTATATGAGGGATTCTATGAAAACGAGCAAAGATGTTCAATAATTGAGTGTATTTCTGTGGAAGTGCAGTGGTTTGCCAACTCTTCTATTACACATGACTTGATGTGGTTACATAAGTCTGCAACCCTGAGTCATGTTTTTAAACCTTCAAAAACATGGGCTACTGTATGGTTGTACAAAAAGCTATATTTAACATACCTACTGTGAGGCATATGGAGTTATGTGTGTACACGAACGGAGAGATGCCAGTCCCCTCATAACTCTCCACTATTTCATGAGACTGGTTGTTCACTGAAGAAAACTGTAGAACGAAAGTCAACAGAATATTGTGATAAGTTAGTTGTGATGGAAAAGTATCAAAACACCAGCCATCCAACACCCTACTGAAATTACAGACAGGGTGCTAATTTAAGTTTAATCAGAGCCACAGCCGTGACACCAAAAAGCTCCATGCTTTATTCAGCTTTGCCCTGATGTTGCCAGTAAAATAAACTAGCCACAATAAATGCAATATGTCTGACTGAGTGACATCAACACATATTAACACTCACAAGCTTCCAACACTGTGGTTTGTGTCCATTTGTTCCACAGACAAACAGGCTGTCCTGAAACTTCTCGATCACAGTGATGACATTTGCACATTGGCCCTACAAATACAGAGACTGTTATTGCCAAGTCATCACAAAGAACTGatcatgtttttcattttaaaaatcaattaTTTAGAAAGTCATTTCTGGTCACAAAATTATCATTCTCTAGTTACTAACCTCTTGGCAGTGGGTTTTCAGAAGAAATTTCTGCAGGGGGACATCAATTGGTGGATAAATTAACATAGTTTTCACTTGAGGATAGTTTCAAATTAGACATTATAGGAGAAAAATGAACATTGCAAACATTACCTAATCACTTACTCACCCAAAAAGAATACTGAACTTAAAGCTCTGCTTAAAAGACGGGCGTTTTTGGCGATAAGGCATGTTTGAAATAGCTGGATATAGATAAAAACGAAAAATCTGAAACACACTTTAGGTTCTTACTCACATATCTTTTCTCAGCCAAAAACATTTCCACTCAAGATAAGATCATGTCTTCTTAAGTAGCTCCAGCTGTTCCTGCCACAGACTGGTATCCATTAGTGAAATGAAGATCTATGTCTGTCTTATGGTCAGAACCGAAccacttttcctcttctttcttaGAAAACTACCATTATATCATTATTCATTAATTCTTGCAGTCTCTGATTTTTCTGGATTATTATAATATAGAAACTTTTGTATGTCACCCAGGTCTGTTTGTGACATGCAGTTCACCAGCAGCAGTTAGTAAGCAGCTTCTCCTGACTTGAAATTACATGTTAGCTGGCTTTGAAAAGCCTTATCTGTCAGCAGGCACTGCCAGACAGACTCCTGTATGCAAACAATAGCTCTGTGGCAGCCATCTGCTACAGTAACATCTAATTAGGACCCCAGCTGCATCACAAACTCCACTGCCACCATCATGAACCACACAGATATCAAGCTGGGAGCCCGTCAATAAACCACTAGATAAAGAGTAGGCTACTCAGACAAGTACATGTAGGCTATAGCAGGTGATAAATTAAcactaaacaaaatgaaaagatCAATTCAAAATCTATAAGTTCAGAAACACCCACCTCTATAATATGATAGTTATCCACATCAAGTTTCAACACAAAATCGGTGCCTCCAACGTACATCTCCTCATAGTCATCATGATAGAAGAACACACTGTGGTTCTGATAGACCTGGTATTCAAATACATCATTGGTTATACCTGAGAAAAAGAGAAGCATCACAttatcatattttatatatagcCTAGGCTATAGCATATGGCTATATGACTCGGGATTAGAAGGTCAGCCTACTGTATCGTGCAGTGACATCAAAAGTTGTAGGCTACCGCAGTTATCTAAACTGAACTATATCTTAGCGGGTTCAAACAGGATTTGAGGACAGGATGAACTCTGTAACTGTCTTTTCTAAACATACACcaagacattgattttacatgaacacatttaaaacattgcTGTCGTAGCGGTGAATAAATGACAGGTGGACGTTACCTTTGCTTAGAAGTCTGGGATTATTTTTAAATCCAAGAGTCGGGGAATTGAGGACAAACTGAAAATCCACAGCAAACCAAACAATGTAAACAAATCGCTTCATTTTGCGCCTTAAAAGGGTAAATATGTCCTTCTGTTCTGTTCGCAGAATGACGGCCTGGTAAAAAAGCAGACAGGTGCTTATCTAGCGGGGAGATAGCCTCTGCAGGATCTACTCTAGCCTAGCCTCCTTTAATGCTCCGGCCGGGTCCGCTTTCCGACGCGCACATCCCAAATGGACCGATCAGTGTGGGCGGggtgttttttatttgtcaatAAAAGTTAAGACTAGATGACATAAACAACAATACCTGTAAATATGCATTAAATAGAACAAATATGTAGGCCAATAAACGAAACAAATCACAAACTTTACATCatttaaaactgttaaatagTAGGCTAAATAGTCTAAGTAATACAGATTAGGCTAGATAGGCTACCAGACACTCAAACCCGACTATGTTTACTGGATCTACTGACTCATCTGATATATATAAAACAGTTCCACGTTGACTGATATTTCCTTTCCCATTGCGCACaatattcccccccccctcaaatACATAGGCTATAACATCAGCACAGACTCCAAGATATTCCAATTCTTCAACCTTCCACTGTTGGTTACCTTGTcatgttttacagttttattGGGGATCATTTTCTGTCGTGGACTTCTGAAACATAGAATAAATTCCAAATCATGTATATTTATAAGCAATTCTCCCAATATTATGGAAAAGTGGGGAAGAACAGGAATACATAGCCTATAGAAGTAAGCAAGAAGAAGATGTGGTGTCCAGAATGAGGCTAGGACAAACAGGATTAAATGGAACATTGTTTATAATGAAAAAGCATGTTGATGGAATTTGTGAATATTGTAATAGTCAAGAGACCATAGAGCATGTGATTAAGTAGGCCTACTGTCCTAAATACCATAAAGCCAGACAAAGATTGATTTCACAACTTGGTGAAAACCAGATGACATAAAATTTACAGGATATACTGCTAAGAGGATCTGGTGAAAtttgttttcgttttttgttttcttttttgaagatAACTGGGTTAGTAAAAAGAATTTAAGAAAGTGTAGGTTGACCTCTTGATCCACACTCCAGTCCAGATGGTGGCGGTAATGCTCCAAAAAGATGGTTGCCAACCGccatacaaaaaaagaagaagcagaagaagaagTATTTCCTGTTCAGTTCTTTCGTGTGTAGCTGGTCAGCTGACTGACAGCCATGGTAAACACGTTTAATAATCGTATTATTTCACAGTAGTTTGCTTATTTAAACTGTTAGAAGCCAGTTTGTTTAAAGGACATTTTAGTTGCATGATTTATACGTGTCTTAGGTTATTATTTACCTTAACACTATCGGGTTTAGTCCGGCTTTTAGATAGCTAGCAGGCTAAGCTAGTTGGTAGCGTttgtaatacatccatggtttaatgatggataacgttagctaatgtatATGCTAGCGTTACAGTTTGTTGAAGGGCTGACTTTTGTAACAGTGCAGTAAACAGTATGTGATGTCTTGTCTGTTGTAGCGATTCCGTTTCTGTGGAGATTTGGACTGTCCAGACTGGGTACTTGCCGAAATCAGCACATTAGCGAAGCTTGTGAGTAATTATATAGGTAAATAAAGAGTTTTCAGTGTCAGTTTATAGTGTTTTTATACGAATACTTGTGTTTTTCTGCCCCACTAATGTAACAGTCAAGTGTCAAAATGAAACTCCTCTGTGCTCAAGTGCTGAAGGATTTGCTCGGGGATGGCATTGATGTAAGAGTTCTAACACTTTCCACATAATCACTTACGGGATATTCACAATTCACTCACACTAATCAGAACTTTCTTCCCTTTTATCTTAGTATGACAAGGTTACAAAGCTAACTGCAGATGCAAAGTTTGGTAAGTCTCCCACATACTGCAGATAGTTTACAAAAGTTAAAGTAGCAACACCACAGTTTAGaaatatattacaaaaaaagggCCTGCAATAGAAAACGTGTCTTAATTAAAATTACAGAAGTATTAGTAGAATATGTGTAAACTGACCTTAAACAATGCTTGGATAGTTAAATCTATAAAAGTGCATCATGCTTTAAGCtcatatgttgtgtgtgtaaaatcttaatctaactagtaactgaagctgtcaaatgtagtggagtagaaagtaatGCAGAGTATTTGCCTTTGAAATGTAGTGACATAGTAGTATAAGGCAGCATTaaaaactcaagtaaagtaccagTACTGCAAACAATATCACAAGtagagtacttgagtaaatgtaggctacttaattATATTTCGCTACTGCTGGTACTGCACTTAAATCTCACTTATACACTTTACACACATGCCTATAACACAGTCCGAATTGCATTGCATTCAATGTTAAGACATGCATTCATGACATCAATCCATCTTGCAGAGAGCGGAGACATCAAAGCTAGTGTGGCAGTGCTCAGCTTCATTTTCTCCAGTGCAGCGAAGCATGATGTTGACAGTGAATCTCTGTCCAGTGAGCTGCAGCAGCTCGGTCTGCCTAAAGGTTTGTCCACTGGGCTTCCCCATGTTTGGTATAAAAATGATAATGATGTTGTATACTCTGtagtcacacatgcacagacatctTTCCATGTTTTAATTTCTGCCAAGAGTAAGGCCAGGCTGGTTGTTTAAGCAGAGCAAAGGTGGAGAAACATCTGACAAATTTCTTAGTTCTTAACTACCAGGGACACATACCCATGGCTCCTTGACAGTCAAGGGCCTCTGAATACAGACTTATACTTATATATTAGTAAGATTTGCACACTTAAATATTAAACTGTGCTCAGAATATGAGTCCAAGTATGgaaaaatctaaatttaaaaaTTCATAGTGCACAAACAATTGTCCTTCTCCTAGAAACATACAGGTCCCAAATCACAGTCTATTGTGTTATTATTGGAGCTCACTGCATTGCATAACTGTCTATTGTGTAACtaaattatgacaaaaaaacaatcagaAGGCACTTGAAGGTGACACCGTCCATGCACAATGAACAATGCTTAGTGGGGTGGGTGGGGTAATGCATTGTGACTTTGGTGCATTGACAGTATAAAACCATCGCAGTCGACTCTGCCAGTTTAAGATTCCGTTTTTTTAAACCAACTTTATTTGATAGAGGTTGACTATTTTTCAAGTTCTTTATGGCTATtacttcttttctctttttgatCTGTTACTTCTGTATTAATTTGCCGTCACAGTATTTCTGCTAATAGAGGGTTTTCATgacgcgtcatcagaccagaagtcgccatattggaggtactccgcatcacaacaaagcacaggcactgaagtagatcccgaatggcgtcaaggaaaatggttaattattgccgtgttttagtTTGTACtaataggtcagaccgagaaaaacatttggaatattatcgacttccaaaagttattaaaaaccagggagaggaatgccagaagttatcagaggaaaggaggcgcttgtggttggcaaagctcaaccaggatctacgagggaaaaatctgtcttgttcggtctttgaaatgaagaaaaaaaaaatagtcacttgactacaccttgagtatcgcaatgatatcatacagttaaggttaggttgattaaagacgttattgcattacttactttggccttcacaacacaacggtcgttaatgacttggtactgtgtctccctcacccatccacacaccatctggttataggcctccaaacttttgtaggatttaaggtcttccgctgtgtatgggctcggcgagaaaaccaggtagttgactatatcggggcaactgaaggaagaatcaccgggtcgccatggatccaagaagagggagccaacttgtagggatctgcaccgccagtaaactgtaatttctcaaaatatcacgcctttttttgtggtccaagtccttccatGCTTTTGCATCTTGGAtgtgttttgatgagcttttgtgttgtttagacataaagtattaaagtatccaaagtgcacaatactccattactccattcagttgtttacaccgagtgcctccaatatctccaggttaccgcccagaacgtgacgtcggtgaaaaccctctatagtgTGTTAAAACACTTTTATATGAGTATGCACTTAAAATAAATCTTGACTTTACTAttaattacacacaaacacatccattGCTTTAGAACACACAACGGGGCTCTGCAAATCATATGAAGACAAGCACTCGGCGCTGCAAGGCAAACTAAGAGAGACAAGCCTGAGATGTAAGTATTTCTGTCTATCTTGTCCTTTTCAAAGAGGAAGATAAAAATAACTGATGATGAGCGCTGTCCTGAGGTTGCTGACTGAGAGGTTCCATCAATTCTGCCCTGTAATGAATTGCAGTGGGCAGACTGGAGGCTGCGTCATGGCGCATTGACTACACTCTGAGCTCCAGTGAGCTGAGGGAAGTGAATGAACCGATAATTCAGCTTAAACTGCAGACACAAGGAGCAGAGTCAGGTTCCACAGAGACGACTGTTGTTTCTGTTTCCGCTGACAAGTTCAGAATCTTGCTTGCAGGTTAGTTCTAGATCCTGTCAAATTGCAGTTCTTTTCTCAAAGTTCTTCCATTTCAAGCAGCTTTATTAGCCGTGATTATGTTGTGATGATTAtttcctctgtgtgtttctaCAGAGCTCAAACAAGCCCAGACCAGGATGAATGCACTACAATGAGGATGATCACGAGCCGAAAAGAAATTATGCTGATCAGGCTACCAAAAGAGCCAGACTTACATCTTGTAcagaacaattttttttaatatttagtcATCTCAAAGGTCATGTGAATGACTTAGTCCTTATTTGTAGTGACTGATATTTAGTAGTATTTTTCTACCACATTAGTAATAATTGGTAGAAATATTTCCAGACTGAACAAGAATACTGAATGGaccatttttgtaaaatattgtatattgattcacatttttatttgaattatgttcataatgtgtgttttactttctaaagttaatacaaaattacaataaaatgtgAAACACGGATATATTTGTATCCTTGCTAGTTTCCACCACGCCTACGTATCCCAACATGCATAGGGGCTGGGCTTTTGCTCCTGTTGTGCTTGTATGTTGCGTTTCCTAGAAAAGCTCAGTTAAATTGTTCACTGTTTACAGTGACTATTTAGAAAACATGACAGAAGCATCCATTTAGATGAGAAACATGAGAAATATCTGATTATAAATAACGAGCGTGAAAAGCATCGAGGTCTCGCGACGTTTTCGGATTGAAGAATGGCCC
Coding sequences within it:
- the sema7a gene encoding semaphorin-7A isoform X2, yielding MKRFVYIVWFAVDFQFVLNSPTLGFKNNPRLLSKGITNDVFEYQVYQNHSVFFYHDDYEEMYVGGTDFVLKLDVDNYHIIEKFLLKTHCQEGQCANVITVIEKFQDSLFVCGTNGHKPQCWKLFSSVNNQSHEIVESYEGTGISPFVYTHNSICLTVEGDLYTAAPLNADGSSLQFRRKAGSRTNVWMYDNWVLEPTFISASWVKRREDPDNEKIYIFFREKNSDHNREADPWISRVARVCKVDEGGSKRFFQNMWTSFLKARLVCGFPEESLYFNRLQDIYVMHAEDWHDTRVYALFTSSWNSTAVCIYSIGMIEEIFENSTFKGYNEVIPKPRPGTCVKNSRTLPLATVNMVKDYPEMTDWVHSVHYRAPFYISSNNYTKIVVDRVQAADQRVYNILFLATDSGKIHKVLEAGSEPFIISETQLSSRSAIQSMKLDSKKKRLVVGFSEKISIMDLQKCQENKSCADCVLARDPYCAWTTFGCTPTVPGGIQNIIDGNRTVCPTSVEEQKQVNRTKRETAPPSPVDLRTAHSVPLGVSFYLSCPIDSYHAVYTWEHGGQSSPCLQMQSNCLHLIPNMAQENYGGYKCISKEKDYTKVVKTYQLIEQMIPDTNEKTDRSNSFGRTTDASAVVQQKAWITLGLAVTLLGIFR
- the sema7a gene encoding semaphorin-7A isoform X1 produces the protein MKRFVYIVWFAVDFQFVLNSPTLGFKNNPRLLSKGITNDVFEYQVYQNHSVFFYHDDYEEMYVGGTDFVLKLDVDNYHIIEKFLLKTHCQEGQCANVITVIEKFQDSLFVCGTNGHKPQCWKLVSFSSVNNQSHEIVESYEGTGISPFVYTHNSICLTVEGDLYTAAPLNADGSSLQFRRKAGSRTNVWMYDNWVLEPTFISASWVKRREDPDNEKIYIFFREKNSDHNREADPWISRVARVCKVDEGGSKRFFQNMWTSFLKARLVCGFPEESLYFNRLQDIYVMHAEDWHDTRVYALFTSSWNSTAVCIYSIGMIEEIFENSTFKGYNEVIPKPRPGTCVKNSRTLPLATVNMVKDYPEMTDWVHSVHYRAPFYISSNNYTKIVVDRVQAADQRVYNILFLATDSGKIHKVLEAGSEPFIISETQLSSRSAIQSMKLDSKKKRLVVGFSEKISIMDLQKCQENKSCADCVLARDPYCAWTTFGCTPTVPGGIQNIIDGNRTVCPTSVEEQKQVNRTKRETAPPSPVDLRTAHSVPLGVSFYLSCPIDSYHAVYTWEHGGQSSPCLQMQSNCLHLIPNMAQENYGGYKCISKEKDYTKVVKTYQLIEQMIPDTNEKTDRSNSFGRTTDASAVVQQKAWITLGLAVTLLGIFR
- the commd4 gene encoding COMM domain-containing protein 4 is translated as MRFRFCGDLDCPDWVLAEISTLAKLSSVKMKLLCAQVLKDLLGDGIDYDKVTKLTADAKFESGDIKASVAVLSFIFSSAAKHDVDSESLSSELQQLGLPKEHTTGLCKSYEDKHSALQGKLRETSLRLGRLEAASWRIDYTLSSSELREVNEPIIQLKLQTQGAESGSTETTVVSVSADKFRILLAELKQAQTRMNALQ